CGCTCCCTGGATCGAGGAGTTGCTGAAATACCTGATTGTAAGGCGCGAATGCAATCTGGGCTGGAAGATCCAGCGTATCCATCCAAAAAGCGAGAACCTCCGCTAACGGCTCGGCTGTAAAAGTAGCTGTAACAACGATCTGCTGCGCCGCTCGGCTACGTTCGGTACTCGCATCAGGCGTATGTGGGTTAACGTTACTCGAAGGGTGTGCTTTATATGTATGTTCCTCAGGTGGATGAAACGTACTGCTGGACGAGAAACCACTCATCACCAACCTCTTCGGATTACTGCACGAAATATTCGGTAATCGGAATGTCGAGTATGCTCACATAATTGTGCTCTGTCCGACATGCATCGCTCGATTTGATCCCAATTCCAAAGCTGTATGGGTTATGTGTGTGCGCTAAGGTATTTAGTTGTCTCCCAAGTGATAGTGTCTATAACCACAGGAAGATACCAGAGTCAATGCTGATCCTGATCGCACTCACACACAATCGAGTCACGTATCGCGACTCTAAAGTAGCAACAAAGCACATCGTAGGGCTTTATTGTCCAGAGGACGAGTGATATGAGGCTGGTAACACAGCTCGTTGCTCAGCGGCACAGCGCATCATGATGCGCTGTCAATAGACAAGCAGAGCTAGAGAATTTATGGGCTGTCAGGAGCTAGATCGTCCGCGAACGTGAGATCTTTGTATGGCCTGAGCTTCGCCCACCGATCATCCGTGCTCATGCATGGAGTACGAACACACACGGCTGCTTCAATTAGGGCTGTAGAATACACACGGCGCGCTGTGGCTAGGGCATGTGCCTTACGCTGTGACGAAGCTAAAGAAATTTGTATGCTGCTGTCAAGGAATGCCCTGGCGCTGTGTGTCAGCTAATGATGGGAGATTGGGGTATACAAGTGACTCCTATATGATATCCAACAGGCTTGAATGTTGACCTGGTCAAGGAATGTGCATCCTGTTACGGTGGGCTATAAGGTTGTCATAAGAAGAAACCAATGATTGATGGTGTTGCTACTTGGTAGATGCTATCGGTTCAGGAATGAAGACATTGGTGGTTAAGACCGTCTTTCTGTACCTGATAATTGGATATTTTGCGCAAAAAACATCAGCAGTATTACTAATGCTGATTCTGCGCTGGATCAGAGTGTGATACTACTGAGCTATTTTTTTGATGTTGGATAAAGTATAAACAAAATTAATAGGCGTGTCAAGCATGAGTATGCATCGCCGCGACCCGTCGAAGTCGATCGGGTTCCAATGCTTTTCGGCGACCAGGATCAAGGAACTACCCAAGCATCCAGCAGCACAATAGTATAGAGCTATCTCTGGCGAGCGAGCCGTTGAACATGGGCTGTCGTTGGCGCTTTCCTCGCACAACGTGCGCTCGATTCGAGCCATGGGAGCTTGAGTCGGCCCGGTAGCCGCTGTCGAAATCGTGCCCGTATCCAATCTAACAGAAAGTCAACAAGATCTTCACAAGATCTTGATAGGTTTGTTGGTATCCTCCTAAATAGGAAAATGTGAACAGAGTCGGGTAAATGCCGTACTCACAATACGATTAATCAACCCACATCTGCAAATATATGTTGCAGGTTTATGGTACAACGCACAACGTGTGTATGAAATACGGCTGTACGACAACATCGATCAAGCCGATTTTCTGAAGATATGGTGGACCTAAGGCCCGCCTTAGGGTAGATAGTTCCGGCTGTCGTCGAAGCATTTCCCGTCGAAGCATTTCCAGAGGAGTGTAACGATATGAAGAACAGGTTGCCATTCAGCCGTAAGCAGGATAAAGCTCCCAAAGATCCAGCTCCTCGCCGCCGCCTGCGGCGCAGGCCGCTGATGGCCCTTGCCGCGGTCTTAGCAATAGTGCTGGCCGCTGCTTTATACTGGCGGCCCTGGCAGACCAATGCGAACGGTGAGGTCTCGACGATTCCTGTTGTCCGCGGAGATATCCAGGTGACGGTCGAGAGCAGCGGCACGGTCAAGCCAGCACAAAGCGTCGATCTATTCTTCCAGGCCGGGGGGCGCGTAAAGGACGTTGAGGTTGAGCAGAACCAGAAGGTGAAGGCAGGGCAGGTTCTTGCACGCCTGGATGATCGTGATCTGCGGCTTCAAGTTCAACAGGCAGAGGCAGATTTCCAGACCGCCGAAGCGAACTCAGAAGAAACCAAAGAAGGCTCGACGACGTCTGCGCAGGTTGCAGAGGCCCAGGCGGCGATCAGAGGTGCCGAGGCGCAGCTGCAGAAGGCGCGCACAGGCAACGTGACCGCCGCCGACATCGCGCAGGCCGAAGCTGTGGTCCGTCAGGCCGAGGCGCAGCTGCAGAAAGCCCGCTCCGGGCCAACATCCGACACTGTGAGCGCTGCCGAGACGGCGCTCAGGCAGGCTGAACAGAACTTGCAAAAAGTGTCTGCCAGCGCTTCTGCTGCAAAAACCACCGCTCAGCAAACCATGGAGAAAGCTGCCGATAGCGTGCGGTTGGCGCAGGAAGCCTACAGCAGCGCGTACTGGGATAACCAGCAGGCGCAGAGTGGTAAAGATCCGATGACCGGGCAGCCGTTCGTCAACGAGGATCAAGCAGCGGCCAAAAGGCGTGAGTATGAGGAGGCGCTGCGGAACGCTCAGCTTCAGCTGAGCCAGGCGGAGACGAGCCTTGAGCAGGCTAGAGTCGCCTACGAGAACGCGAAGCAGCAAGAGATCAACGATGTCGCGATAGCACAGGCGCAGGTCGATGATGCTCGTGTCAAGCTTGCCGAGGTCACGAAAGGCCCTAAGTCGCCAGACGTTGCCTCCGCACAGGCGCAGGTCGATCAGGCGCGCGCGCAGCTTGCCAAGCTCCGACAGGGCGGCACGGCGGCAGACATCGCTGCCGCGAAAGCCCAGGTCGATCAGGCGCGCGCGCAGCTTACCAAGCTTAAACAGGGTGGCACGCCCGCCGAGATCGCTGCCGCGAGGGCACAGGTCGATCAGCTCAAAGCCGGGCTGGAACAGCTACAATCTCCGGTTGCCGAGACGGATATTGAAAAAGCCGATGCAGGCGTGGCTCAGGCTGCCGCAAAGCTCGAAGCTGCCAAGCTCAAGCTCGATCAGGCCATCTTGGAAGCGCCGTTCGACGGTACGATCACCGCGCTCTCGGTAGTGCCCGGCGCGTATGTCAGCACCGGTGGCGCGGGCAACGCCGCATTCTCCCTGGTCGACCTATCATCGCTGCACCTGGACGTGAATTTGAGCGAGAGCGATGTCGCCCGCGTGCAGGTCGGTCAGACCGTTATCATCAGCTTTGATGCACTGCCGGAGCAAGGCTTTGAGGGCAAAGTCACCTCGATCGCGCCGACGGCCCAGGAGCAGAATAGCGTTGTCACCTATCTTGTGCGCGTCGATTTCGATGCCAAGGGCGCGGACATCAAGGTTGGCATGACCGCCAGCACAAGCTTCATCGTCGAGCAGAAGCAGGGCGTGATCCAGGTGCCGAATCGCGTGATCCAGTCGGTCGGTCCGGGCAAGACGATCCAGGTGCTCTATAAAGGCAAGCTGGAGACGGTCCGCGTCGAGACTGGTATTACCAACGGCACGGTGACTGAGATCGTGAAGTGTGTGGATACCGGTAAGCAGTGCTTGCAGCCAGGCGA
The genomic region above belongs to Herpetosiphonaceae bacterium and contains:
- a CDS encoding efflux RND transporter periplasmic adaptor subunit, giving the protein MTVESSGTVKPAQSVDLFFQAGGRVKDVEVEQNQKVKAGQVLARLDDRDLRLQVQQAEADFQTAEANSEETKEGSTTSAQVAEAQAAIRGAEAQLQKARTGNVTAADIAQAEAVVRQAEAQLQKARSGPTSDTVSAAETALRQAEQNLQKVSASASAAKTTAQQTMEKAADSVRLAQEAYSSAYWDNQQAQSGKDPMTGQPFVNEDQAAAKRREYEEALRNAQLQLSQAETSLEQARVAYENAKQQEINDVAIAQAQVDDARVKLAEVTKGPKSPDVASAQAQVDQARAQLAKLRQGGTAADIAAAKAQVDQARAQLTKLKQGGTPAEIAAARAQVDQLKAGLEQLQSPVAETDIEKADAGVAQAAAKLEAAKLKLDQAILEAPFDGTITALSVVPGAYVSTGGAGNAAFSLVDLSSLHLDVNLSESDVARVQVGQTVIISFDALPEQGFEGKVTSIAPTAQEQNSVVTYLVRVDFDAKGADIKVGMTASTSFIVEQKQGVIQVPNRVIQSVGPGKTIQVLYKGKLETVRVETGITNGTVTEIVKCVDTGKQCLQPGDRVATTSPNEDTQGGADQGNSLIQIGPNTGARPQGPPVSRPLP